A genomic segment from Desulfonatronum lacustre DSM 10312 encodes:
- a CDS encoding glycosyltransferase, whose product MPKSYLPAGQATTNLAVILTILAIHSGIWWFFNRPITQQQDWLGPIHGVSFSPYQSGQDPFLDIHPSAQDLRADLRLLQGKVREIRSYGSTNGLEQIPALAAEFGLAVTAGAWLDANRSNNVLELRNLLRNAEAHANVKQLILGNESLLRGDLTMAELGRYLREARERTTKPLSTAEPWHVWMDHPELAAQVDFIAVHILPYWEDIPADMAVQWALDRYADVAGAFPDKRILVAEVGWPSHGERNGPAKPGQDRQAGFLREFLPAAQKLGIEYYVMEAFDQPWKQPMEGLVGGHWGIFDQNRQPKFAWTGPIVRSATWGLECGAASLLGVLMLTVYLRRRSNASAMMILPFGLLLQAAAATLVWYAGAPLGEAFSRLELVVWLGLFPLNLALLTVVLTNGLEMERLLTPGRPLRGPSAFVDPLAVPPKVSLHVAICNEPVGMVLETLSSLDALDYPDFEVLVVDNNTTSSAVWRPVQEFCRARGHRFRFFHLRKCKGFKAGALNFALSRTHPDTGIVGIVDSDYIVRPDWLRTLVPSFAQDPELALVQAPQDHRGWEKNTFKTMCNWEYAGFFQIGMVHRNEDNAIIQHGTMSLIRHEALRAAGGWSTWCICEDAELGLRLMAAGHRTLYVPQSFGWGLTPDTFSSYCSQRFRWAYGAVQILKRHWRRLLPWDRNSGLTPAQKYHFLTGWLPWFADAAHLICVTASLFWASGMLLVPNWIGTPMSVFLLPVVAAFGFRLLQFIWLYQVRVRCGLPRILGAALAGTALMHTIGKAVLSGLTTSDKPFLRTPKSETASGLLRGVSMVRQEALLALLLWMAAGGLALSRGFADGDVNLWMAVLVMQSSPYLAAVAVALANALSTQSDDDLQWSAIPVPSSSLLRLRHRSAARLATSLLLKAK is encoded by the coding sequence ATGCCCAAATCCTATTTGCCAGCAGGCCAGGCCACGACGAATCTGGCAGTCATCTTGACCATTCTGGCCATTCATTCTGGAATCTGGTGGTTTTTCAACCGCCCGATCACCCAGCAGCAGGACTGGCTGGGGCCAATTCATGGCGTATCCTTCAGCCCCTACCAGTCAGGGCAGGACCCGTTTCTCGACATCCACCCCAGTGCCCAGGATCTGCGCGCCGACCTTCGGCTGCTCCAGGGAAAGGTCCGGGAGATTCGCTCCTACGGTTCCACCAATGGCCTGGAACAGATCCCGGCCCTGGCCGCGGAATTCGGGCTGGCTGTCACCGCCGGGGCCTGGCTGGATGCAAACCGATCAAACAATGTTCTGGAACTTCGCAATCTGCTGCGCAACGCCGAGGCCCACGCCAATGTGAAACAGTTGATCCTGGGCAACGAAAGCCTGTTGCGCGGGGATCTGACCATGGCGGAACTGGGACGCTACCTCCGGGAGGCCAGGGAGCGGACCACCAAGCCCCTGAGCACCGCCGAGCCCTGGCATGTCTGGATGGACCACCCTGAGCTTGCCGCGCAGGTGGACTTCATTGCCGTCCATATCCTGCCCTACTGGGAGGATATTCCGGCGGACATGGCCGTGCAGTGGGCTCTGGACCGTTACGCCGACGTGGCGGGCGCCTTTCCCGACAAACGGATTCTGGTTGCCGAAGTGGGCTGGCCCAGTCACGGCGAACGCAACGGCCCGGCCAAACCCGGCCAGGACAGGCAGGCCGGGTTTCTTCGCGAGTTCCTGCCCGCGGCTCAAAAGCTCGGCATCGAGTACTATGTGATGGAGGCCTTTGACCAACCCTGGAAACAGCCCATGGAAGGTTTGGTGGGAGGACACTGGGGCATCTTCGACCAGAACCGCCAGCCCAAGTTCGCCTGGACCGGACCCATCGTCCGCTCCGCGACATGGGGCCTGGAATGTGGCGCGGCCTCACTTTTAGGCGTGCTGATGCTGACCGTTTATCTGCGTCGCCGTTCCAATGCTTCGGCAATGATGATTCTCCCTTTCGGCCTACTGCTCCAGGCCGCGGCAGCCACGTTGGTCTGGTACGCGGGCGCGCCGCTGGGGGAGGCATTCTCCCGCCTGGAACTGGTCGTCTGGCTGGGCCTGTTCCCGCTGAATCTGGCCTTGCTCACGGTCGTCCTGACCAACGGCTTGGAAATGGAACGGCTGCTGACCCCGGGAAGACCCCTTCGTGGTCCGTCAGCGTTCGTGGACCCTCTTGCCGTTCCGCCCAAAGTCTCTTTGCATGTGGCCATCTGCAACGAGCCGGTGGGCATGGTTCTGGAAACGTTGAGCAGCCTGGATGCCTTGGATTATCCGGACTTCGAGGTGCTGGTGGTGGACAACAACACCACCTCATCCGCTGTGTGGCGTCCGGTCCAGGAATTCTGCAGGGCCCGGGGCCACAGGTTCCGGTTCTTCCATTTGCGGAAATGCAAGGGGTTTAAGGCCGGCGCCCTGAATTTCGCGTTGTCCCGCACCCATCCGGACACCGGTATAGTCGGCATCGTGGACAGCGACTACATTGTCCGCCCGGACTGGCTGCGCACCCTTGTGCCCTCTTTTGCCCAGGATCCGGAGCTGGCCCTGGTCCAGGCTCCCCAGGACCACCGCGGATGGGAGAAAAACACGTTCAAAACCATGTGCAACTGGGAATACGCCGGTTTTTTCCAGATCGGCATGGTTCACCGCAACGAGGACAACGCCATCATTCAGCACGGCACCATGTCCCTGATCCGCCATGAAGCCTTGCGCGCTGCCGGTGGCTGGTCGACCTGGTGCATCTGCGAGGACGCCGAGCTGGGTCTGCGGTTGATGGCGGCAGGTCACCGGACCCTCTATGTGCCCCAGAGCTTCGGGTGGGGACTGACCCCGGACACCTTTTCCAGCTACTGTAGTCAGCGGTTCCGGTGGGCCTACGGCGCCGTCCAGATATTGAAACGGCATTGGCGGCGGTTGCTGCCCTGGGACCGGAACAGCGGCCTGACCCCCGCCCAGAAGTACCATTTCCTGACCGGCTGGCTGCCCTGGTTCGCGGATGCGGCGCACCTGATCTGCGTCACGGCCAGTCTTTTCTGGGCTTCGGGAATGCTGCTTGTCCCGAACTGGATCGGCACCCCGATGTCCGTTTTCCTGCTGCCGGTTGTGGCCGCTTTCGGCTTCCGCCTGCTACAGTTCATCTGGCTCTACCAAGTCCGGGTGCGCTGCGGTCTGCCGCGCATTCTGGGCGCGGCCCTGGCCGGAACCGCCCTGATGCACACCATCGGCAAGGCCGTGCTTTCGGGACTGACAACCTCGGACAAGCCGTTTCTGCGTACTCCCAAGAGCGAGACGGCGTCCGGTCTGCTCCGGGGAGTGTCCATGGTCCGCCAGGAGGCGCTCCTGGCACTCCTGCTCTGGATGGCGGCCGGCGGGCTGGCCCTCAGCCGTGGATTCGCGGACGGGGATGTCAATTTATGGATGGCCGTACTGGTCATGCAGTCCTCGCCCTATCTGGCCGCCGTGGCCGTGGCCCTGGCCAACGCTCTATCGACACAATCGGACGACGACCTGCAGTGGAGCGCCATTCCAGTCCCGTCAAGCTCCCTATTGCGGCTGCGTCATCGGTCAGCGGCCCGACTGGCGACAAGTCTGTTGCTGAAGGCAAAATAA
- a CDS encoding histone deacetylase family protein — MFRIRRVQDATWPGDARVIAQVQEILREQFPLLGPEDVAKLPEQLLNPLKFRFRTILFAAEGSDNRLKGFALFMHAPDLRFGYLDFMSAATMQTGAGVGGALYARVREEAKALELTGVFFECLPDDPALCADPAIVRQNKARLRFYERFGARPIVGTAYETPLKPEDTCPPYLVVDLLGRNKPLRRRDARKIVQAILERKYAASCPPGYVDMVVASFEDDPVRIRDPRYVAADVDRPASPTWPEGAVLQQDKSIALVVNDRHDIHHVHERGYVEAPVRIDSILKKIEPSGLFQRINVRHFGEEHILAVHDRKLVEYLKRASARLKPGESVYPYVFPIRNQAKPPKELPVRAGYFCIDTFTPINRNAFLAAKRAVDCALTAAQALREGYRAAYALVRPPGHHAERRVFGGFCYFNSAAAAAQSLSRHGRVAVLDIDYHHGNGTQDIFYHRPDVLTVSLHGHPRFAYPYFSGYEEEKGAGPGVGFNLNFALPERLGGEEYREALSAALRRISKFAPRTLVIAFGLDPAKGDPTGTWGLTARDFERNGRMVGELRLPTLVVQEGGYRIRSLGTNARHFFVGLAAGLFSR; from the coding sequence ATGTTCCGCATTCGTCGCGTTCAGGACGCTACGTGGCCGGGCGACGCCCGGGTCATCGCCCAGGTCCAGGAAATTCTGCGCGAGCAGTTTCCGTTGCTTGGGCCCGAGGACGTGGCCAAATTGCCGGAGCAATTACTCAATCCGCTGAAATTTCGTTTCCGGACCATCCTTTTCGCCGCGGAGGGATCGGACAATCGACTGAAGGGCTTTGCCCTGTTCATGCACGCCCCGGATCTGCGCTTCGGGTACCTGGATTTCATGTCCGCGGCCACCATGCAGACCGGAGCGGGCGTGGGCGGGGCGCTGTACGCCAGGGTCCGGGAAGAGGCCAAAGCCTTGGAGTTGACGGGAGTGTTCTTCGAGTGCCTGCCCGATGATCCGGCCTTGTGCGCCGATCCGGCCATCGTGCGCCAGAACAAAGCCCGATTGCGTTTTTACGAACGCTTCGGGGCCAGGCCCATCGTGGGCACGGCTTATGAGACGCCCCTCAAACCCGAGGACACCTGTCCGCCGTATCTGGTGGTCGACCTCCTGGGCCGGAATAAGCCATTGCGCCGCCGGGACGCGCGAAAGATTGTCCAGGCCATCCTGGAGCGCAAATACGCCGCAAGCTGTCCGCCGGGATACGTGGACATGGTCGTGGCATCTTTCGAGGACGATCCGGTGCGCATCCGCGATCCGCGATACGTCGCGGCGGATGTGGATCGGCCAGCATCACCGACGTGGCCGGAAGGGGCCGTGCTGCAGCAGGACAAAAGCATCGCCCTGGTGGTCAACGATCGGCACGACATCCATCACGTCCATGAACGGGGATACGTGGAAGCGCCGGTGCGTATCGATTCTATTCTCAAGAAAATCGAACCTTCGGGACTGTTTCAGCGCATCAACGTCCGGCACTTCGGCGAGGAGCACATCCTGGCCGTCCACGACCGGAAACTGGTGGAGTATTTGAAACGGGCCTCGGCGCGGCTCAAGCCGGGCGAGTCGGTCTACCCCTACGTTTTTCCGATCCGCAACCAGGCCAAACCGCCCAAGGAGCTGCCGGTTCGGGCCGGATATTTCTGCATCGACACCTTCACGCCCATCAACCGTAACGCCTTTCTGGCGGCTAAACGGGCCGTGGATTGCGCCCTGACGGCGGCCCAGGCCCTGCGCGAGGGCTACCGCGCCGCCTACGCCCTGGTGCGGCCTCCGGGACACCATGCGGAGCGTCGTGTTTTCGGAGGGTTCTGCTACTTCAACTCAGCCGCTGCGGCCGCTCAGAGCCTGAGCCGACACGGTCGGGTGGCGGTGCTGGACATCGACTACCATCACGGCAACGGCACCCAGGACATCTTCTACCATCGCCCGGACGTGCTCACCGTTTCCCTGCACGGACACCCCCGCTTCGCCTACCCGTATTTCAGCGGATATGAAGAGGAAAAAGGAGCAGGACCGGGCGTCGGCTTCAATCTGAACTTTGCCCTGCCGGAAAGGCTCGGCGGCGAGGAGTACCGCGAGGCCCTTTCCGCGGCTCTGCGTCGGATCAGCAAGTTCGCCCCCCGGACCTTGGTGATCGCCTTTGGACTGGATCCGGCCAAGGGCGATCCCACCGGGACCTGGGGGCTGACGGCCAGGGATTTCGAGCGCAACGGCCGGATGGTCGGCGAACTGCGCCTGCCGACCCTGGTGGTCCAGGAGGGCGGCTACCGCATCCGCTCCCTTGGAACCAACGCCAGGCACTTTTTCGTCGGCTTGGCCGCCGGGCTCTTCAGTCGCTAG
- a CDS encoding TIGR03943 family putative permease subunit, producing MTTVKRRSRDAGPDRDHERHGLSFEVFQVLLLLGLAALQAVLLFSGAIHLYQAPKMQPFVIFSTAAFLVMALHGLWVLLVPKAGADARCGCSHDHEPSPVGKIAMAVLFGLVLITGFFLPHQILDSRVAEKKGIALSRSPAPSVFGPERIPGLPPENHLFFQEETPWDSGQAMDYEPTGTDLEEEQALLREELGIWYDREIYQELTEDLLARETLRVTDEDFLDAMLIISAYLDRFQGRAVVFTGFVYHDGTMAENELAVARISITCCLADATVYGLLVQAEQPLPPNDSWVRVHGRIGATRFMEEDIPMILADRLEIIPAPDQPYVYPRLYSSYVFEDGS from the coding sequence ATGACCACCGTGAAACGCCGCTCCCGTGATGCCGGCCCAGACCGCGACCATGAACGGCATGGGCTTTCTTTTGAGGTGTTCCAAGTCTTGTTGCTTTTGGGCTTGGCCGCCCTGCAAGCCGTTTTGTTGTTCAGCGGGGCCATCCATCTCTACCAGGCCCCGAAAATGCAACCATTCGTGATTTTTTCCACCGCGGCGTTCCTGGTGATGGCTTTGCACGGTCTTTGGGTTTTGCTGGTTCCAAAGGCCGGGGCTGACGCCCGGTGCGGTTGCAGCCACGACCATGAACCGTCCCCGGTCGGCAAGATCGCCATGGCGGTCTTGTTCGGACTGGTCCTGATTACTGGCTTTTTTTTGCCGCATCAGATTCTGGACAGCAGGGTGGCTGAAAAGAAAGGCATTGCGCTGAGCCGTTCACCGGCTCCGAGCGTCTTTGGTCCGGAACGGATTCCCGGCCTGCCTCCGGAAAACCATCTGTTCTTCCAGGAGGAAACGCCCTGGGACAGTGGACAGGCCATGGATTACGAGCCGACGGGAACGGACCTGGAAGAAGAACAGGCTCTGCTCCGAGAAGAACTGGGCATCTGGTATGACCGCGAAATCTACCAGGAACTGACCGAGGATCTCCTGGCCCGGGAAACCTTGCGCGTCACCGATGAAGACTTCCTGGACGCCATGCTGATCATCTCCGCTTACCTGGATCGCTTCCAGGGCCGAGCGGTGGTATTTACCGGGTTTGTGTACCACGACGGGACCATGGCGGAAAACGAACTGGCCGTGGCCCGGATCTCCATTACCTGCTGTCTGGCCGACGCCACGGTCTACGGCCTGCTGGTCCAAGCGGAGCAGCCGCTTCCGCCCAATGATTCCTGGGTCCGGGTTCATGGGCGGATCGGCGCGACGCGGTTCATGGAAGAGGACATCCCGATGATTCTGGCCGACCGCCTGGAAATCATCCCGGCCCCGGACCAGCCCTACGTCTATCCCCGCCTCTATTCCAGCTACGTTTTCGAGGACGGAAGCTGA
- a CDS encoding methylated-DNA--[protein]-cysteine S-methyltransferase, producing MPTRDSIRVDPFFLNLTWRGDRLESISLEWSERSGAGPRSALTTPWAEPFRNSLARYLAKEEPAWPEVPLAGDGLSDFAWKVLRRLRALPTGAWLSYGRLAAECGHPKAARAVGRVMARNPWPLLFPCHRVLGRSGQLTGFGPGLDMKQYLLAHEGIPHAPVSRAAL from the coding sequence ATGCCAACACGGGACAGCATCCGGGTCGATCCGTTTTTTCTTAATCTGACGTGGCGGGGGGACCGTCTGGAATCCATATCCCTGGAATGGTCGGAGAGGTCGGGTGCCGGGCCGCGATCCGCCTTGACCACCCCTTGGGCCGAGCCGTTCCGGAACAGTCTGGCCCGCTACCTGGCCAAGGAGGAGCCGGCTTGGCCGGAAGTTCCGCTGGCCGGAGACGGTTTGAGCGACTTCGCCTGGAAGGTTTTACGGCGCTTGCGCGCCTTGCCGACCGGAGCTTGGCTCAGCTACGGCCGATTGGCGGCGGAATGCGGGCATCCCAAGGCCGCCAGGGCCGTAGGGCGAGTCATGGCCCGTAACCCGTGGCCCTTGCTGTTTCCCTGCCACAGGGTGCTGGGACGCTCCGGCCAATTGACGGGCTTTGGCCCTGGTTTGGATATGAAACAATACCTGCTGGCCCACGAAGGTATTCCCCATGCTCCGGTGAGCCGGGCTGCCTTGTAA
- a CDS encoding acyl-[acyl-carrier-protein] thioesterase: MSRSVWTESFRVRTSEADMFGLARLDALFGCFQEAAGHHARDLGVGREHLDAQGCFWVLSRCWMRIRRYPAWGQELVVRTWPQGVHRLFALRHFRLLDPGGEEFGSGISAWVILDAAKHRPVRPGPFLEHLVLPDEPDVEGDVLGKQSAVSDVSELCRVVVPYSDLDVNRHVNNAAYVRWILDSFDQEHHERHQLRSIRIDYLAETLLGETISIQSHSDFENNAQAVVGLRETEGAPLASSTLPPVFQAKVVWGERAPCFRQ, from the coding sequence GTGAGCCGATCGGTCTGGACGGAATCCTTCCGGGTGCGGACCAGCGAGGCGGACATGTTCGGCCTGGCTCGCCTGGACGCCCTGTTCGGTTGTTTTCAGGAGGCTGCCGGGCATCACGCCCGGGATCTCGGCGTGGGTCGGGAACACCTGGACGCGCAAGGATGCTTCTGGGTGCTTTCGCGCTGCTGGATGCGCATCCGGCGGTATCCGGCCTGGGGACAAGAACTTGTGGTCCGCACTTGGCCCCAGGGGGTGCACCGGCTTTTCGCGCTGCGCCACTTTCGCCTTCTGGATCCGGGTGGCGAAGAATTCGGCTCGGGCATTTCTGCCTGGGTGATTCTGGATGCGGCAAAGCATCGACCGGTCCGTCCAGGTCCGTTTCTGGAGCACCTCGTCCTGCCCGACGAGCCGGACGTGGAGGGTGACGTCTTGGGAAAACAATCCGCCGTTTCCGATGTGTCGGAACTGTGCCGGGTGGTCGTGCCGTACAGCGACCTGGACGTCAACCGGCATGTCAACAACGCGGCCTACGTGCGCTGGATTCTGGACAGTTTCGATCAAGAGCACCATGAACGCCACCAACTCCGCTCCATCCGCATCGACTATCTCGCCGAAACCTTGCTTGGCGAAACCATTTCGATACAAAGCCACAGTGATTTTGAGAACAATGCCCAAGCTGTCGTCGGTCTGCGCGAGACGGAGGGTGCCCCCCTGGCTTCATCAACGCTACCTCCTGTTTTTCAAGCCAAAGTTGTCTGGGGTGAGCGAGCTCCCTGCTTCAGGCAATGA
- a CDS encoding TIGR01777 family oxidoreductase encodes MRFFILGGTGFVGKHLINSLLQQGHDVEVLGRSAKSLERIPSECRTVINDPMRPGDWQGRAGQADVVINLVGRSIMTRWNDVTKKEILESRVQSTRMAVQALAGDHGKGKVLINANAVGYYPLDSKAEYAEDGPRGTGFLADVAQAWQEEAEKARGFGVRVVIARFGTVLGPDGGAMAQLLPIFRKGLGGRLGSGEQWFPWIHVLDLCRALEFMARHDELDGPVNCCAPQAATNTYFTRALGGLLRRPTIFPVPAFAVKLAMGEVAQVVLQGAKIVPKVLTDAGFDFRFGMLEGALKDILAQKQTQAESK; translated from the coding sequence ATGCGTTTTTTCATTCTGGGCGGAACCGGTTTCGTCGGCAAGCATTTGATCAACTCGTTATTGCAACAAGGTCATGACGTGGAAGTCCTGGGACGAAGTGCGAAAAGCTTGGAACGAATCCCTTCCGAATGCCGGACCGTCATTAACGACCCGATGCGGCCCGGAGACTGGCAGGGCCGGGCCGGCCAGGCGGACGTGGTGATCAACCTGGTTGGCCGGTCGATCATGACCCGCTGGAACGACGTGACTAAAAAGGAGATTCTGGAATCCAGGGTTCAGTCCACGCGCATGGCCGTGCAGGCACTGGCCGGAGATCACGGCAAGGGCAAGGTTCTGATCAACGCCAACGCCGTAGGGTACTACCCGTTGGACTCCAAAGCCGAGTATGCCGAGGACGGGCCGCGAGGCACGGGATTTCTGGCCGATGTGGCTCAGGCATGGCAAGAAGAAGCGGAAAAGGCCCGCGGGTTCGGGGTCCGGGTGGTCATTGCCCGGTTCGGGACCGTGCTGGGACCGGACGGCGGCGCCATGGCCCAACTGCTTCCGATTTTCCGCAAGGGTCTGGGCGGGCGCCTGGGTAGCGGAGAGCAGTGGTTCCCGTGGATTCACGTGCTTGATCTGTGCCGGGCCTTGGAGTTCATGGCCCGGCACGACGAGTTGGACGGTCCGGTGAACTGCTGCGCGCCCCAGGCCGCCACGAATACCTATTTTACAAGGGCGCTGGGAGGGCTATTGCGTCGGCCGACGATTTTCCCGGTTCCGGCTTTCGCCGTGAAACTAGCCATGGGAGAGGTCGCCCAGGTCGTGTTGCAAGGGGCAAAAATCGTTCCCAAGGTCCTGACCGACGCCGGATTTGATTTTCGATTCGGCATGCTGGAGGGAGCTTTGAAGGACATCCTCGCCCAGAAGCAAACTCAGGCGGAGTCCAAGTGA
- a CDS encoding DUF2062 domain-containing protein produces MTAFTISFSQRLSERIRQPNVSVRFQGWLARHPRVARLLNQSGALRTDPEALARGVAVGLFIGLTPTFGVQTALIVAGCILLRGNVCTALAASWVCNPLTIVPLYWSFHALGEACFQTLPVFAASSLAPQAWDVGDDLLFTALGSLIMAFPLAVFGYLAALRAQVGFFARVP; encoded by the coding sequence ATGACTGCTTTCACGATCAGTTTTTCCCAACGGCTCTCTGAGCGGATTCGACAACCGAACGTTTCCGTCCGGTTTCAGGGCTGGCTGGCTCGGCATCCCCGGGTCGCCAGGCTCCTGAACCAAAGCGGTGCGCTACGGACTGATCCCGAAGCCCTGGCCCGGGGTGTGGCCGTGGGCCTGTTCATCGGCCTGACCCCGACCTTCGGCGTGCAGACCGCGCTCATCGTTGCCGGCTGCATCCTGTTGCGCGGGAATGTCTGCACTGCCCTGGCCGCGTCCTGGGTCTGCAACCCCCTGACCATCGTCCCGCTCTACTGGAGCTTCCACGCCCTGGGTGAAGCCTGTTTTCAGACCCTTCCGGTGTTCGCAGCCTCTTCTCTCGCCCCGCAAGCCTGGGACGTGGGCGATGATTTGCTGTTCACGGCCCTTGGCAGCCTGATCATGGCCTTTCCCTTGGCTGTTTTTGGCTACCTGGCAGCCCTGCGGGCGCAGGTCGGTTTCTTTGCCAGGGTGCCGTAA
- a CDS encoding sulfatase-like hydrolase/transferase, whose protein sequence is MTPAQQILLSLVCYAISARLLSGCLRVRPVRYGFGLSGFCLILATGVFLIADSFTTVGIDESVTYHLRFGLAGAGFGEYSGSVYAGMAMLSLATAVGFLSAWRLRPIPGKTAHPRSWTAPLMLGAAFLVNPGIQDISRLATQPLKQTSDKNRFFDLYHVPHIAPGTGQPKNLVYIYAESLERTYFDESLFPGLIQGLREMEQEALSFTGVEQISGTHWTIAGMVASQCGIPLVTASGGNSMSGIDRFLPGATCLGDVLQAQGYALTFLGGADLEFAGKGKFYATHGFSEIMGKSELQSMLEDPAYVNEWGLYDDVLLEYAFKRFEQLSQASSPFALVLLTMDTHHPRGHLSRKCDGMRYQTGDNPVLNAVKCSDYLLSKFVRDVMRSPHWENTLIVIASDHLAMGNTATHLLDQGNRKNMFMVIDADHGNGTTIDKPGTTLDIAPTVLSLLGFEVPLFGLGRGLLSVEPTLVEQEADLKQTLSSLRSELALLWGYPVVQEGMHINVSQRRLHVDERVFQLPTLLHLGEGGEILDVFFEYQLFDYSEKLASYFARMQHDDIVVWVDFCQNFTGPDLEFEEDSFCVYLGKVDDEKPFVTPITDELHISMELLGQFLKWPATPWVTDRRIDRLNEVGCLDS, encoded by the coding sequence ATGACCCCGGCGCAACAGATTCTTCTCTCCCTGGTTTGCTACGCCATCAGTGCACGGCTGCTCTCCGGATGCCTCCGGGTGCGTCCGGTCCGCTACGGATTCGGGCTCAGCGGCTTCTGTCTGATTCTGGCTACAGGCGTTTTTCTGATTGCCGACTCCTTCACCACGGTGGGGATCGATGAGTCCGTGACCTATCACCTCCGATTCGGTCTTGCCGGAGCCGGCTTCGGGGAATACTCCGGCAGCGTATACGCCGGGATGGCCATGCTTTCTCTCGCAACCGCGGTAGGCTTTCTCTCGGCCTGGAGGCTCCGGCCGATTCCGGGCAAAACAGCACATCCCAGAAGCTGGACCGCTCCCCTGATGCTGGGTGCGGCGTTCCTGGTCAATCCAGGCATCCAGGACATTTCCAGGCTGGCGACCCAGCCTCTGAAGCAGACTTCGGACAAAAACCGTTTTTTCGACCTCTACCATGTACCACATATTGCCCCGGGGACAGGGCAGCCAAAAAACCTTGTCTACATTTACGCCGAAAGCCTGGAACGGACCTACTTCGACGAGTCCCTGTTTCCCGGGTTGATTCAGGGGCTCCGGGAGATGGAGCAAGAAGCCCTGTCTTTCACTGGGGTGGAACAGATCAGCGGCACTCATTGGACGATTGCCGGCATGGTCGCCAGCCAGTGCGGCATCCCGTTGGTTACAGCTTCCGGGGGAAATTCCATGTCCGGCATTGATCGATTTTTGCCCGGCGCAACCTGTCTGGGCGACGTGCTGCAAGCCCAGGGATACGCTCTGACCTTTCTTGGAGGAGCAGATCTGGAATTTGCCGGAAAAGGCAAGTTTTATGCCACCCACGGATTCTCGGAAATTATGGGCAAATCCGAACTGCAAAGCATGTTGGAAGATCCGGCTTACGTGAACGAGTGGGGACTGTATGACGACGTGTTGCTGGAATATGCCTTTAAACGCTTTGAACAACTGTCCCAGGCGTCCAGTCCGTTCGCCCTGGTTCTTCTGACCATGGACACCCATCATCCCAGGGGCCATCTTTCCAGGAAATGCGACGGCATGCGCTACCAGACCGGCGACAACCCCGTACTCAATGCCGTAAAATGCTCGGACTATCTGCTTTCCAAATTCGTCCGCGACGTGATGCGCTCTCCCCATTGGGAAAACACGCTGATCGTCATCGCCTCGGATCATCTGGCCATGGGCAATACAGCCACCCATCTTTTAGATCAGGGGAACCGGAAAAACATGTTCATGGTTATTGATGCAGATCACGGAAACGGAACGACGATCGACAAACCGGGGACGACCCTGGACATTGCCCCAACCGTCCTTTCATTGCTCGGCTTCGAAGTGCCCTTATTTGGTCTGGGCCGCGGCCTTCTCAGCGTCGAGCCCACCTTAGTCGAGCAAGAGGCTGATTTAAAGCAGACGTTGAGCAGCTTGCGATCTGAGCTCGCCCTGCTTTGGGGGTACCCCGTAGTTCAGGAGGGTATGCATATAAATGTTTCGCAGCGTCGGTTGCATGTCGATGAACGGGTTTTTCAGCTGCCGACACTTTTGCATTTGGGTGAAGGCGGTGAAATTCTTGACGTGTTCTTCGAATACCAACTTTTTGACTACTCCGAGAAACTGGCATCCTACTTCGCGCGAATGCAACACGACGACATCGTTGTCTGGGTCGATTTCTGTCAGAATTTCACAGGCCCGGACTTGGAGTTCGAAGAGGATTCATTTTGTGTTTACTTGGGCAAGGTCGACGATGAAAAGCCGTTTGTAACGCCCATAACCGATGAGTTGCATATCTCGATGGAGTTGCTGGGCCAGTTTTTGAAATGGCCAGCAACGCCTTGGGTTACGGATCGGCGTATAGATCGACTGAATGAAGTTGGTTGTCTCGATTCCTGA